Genomic window (Bacillus vallismortis):
TTTTGATTGGGATTATTTCGTTTTAATGAGAAAAGGATTTCCGCTGGCGGAAATCCTTTTGTTCTGCATAATTTAAAAATCGAAGACCATACTATGGAAAAATCAAAATATAAAGGTGATTGCATGAATTTTGCTTGGGAAGCACTCATTTTAATTATATCCGGCATCATATTGCTAAGAATTTCAGGAAGAAAGTCAATCTCCCAGATGACATTAGCACAAACTGTGGTGATGATTTCCATTGGAACGATTATTGTCCAGCCGATTATAGAGACAAGTTTATGGAAAACCCTTGTGGCAGCCGGTATTTTTACTGCGGCTTTAATACTCATGGAATGGTTCCAGGTGAAGGCCAATTGGATGGAAAAGTTCTTAACCGGCAAAGCGAAATCAGTGATTGAAGATGGCAAACTCAATATAGAAAATATGAAAAAACTGCGGCTGACAGTTGACCAGCTTGAAATGCGATTGAGGATTCATGGAATCTCCAGCATAAAGGACATTAAGAATGCAACGATTGAAGCGAACGGCCAAATAGGATATGAATTGCGTGATGACAAGAAACCGCTCACGATTGGTGAATTCAAGAAATTGATGAATATGCCGGCCGCAAACACAGTTCAACAGCCTGAACCAGAAAATCAAGAAAACATTTTTCAAGAAATAAAAAACGGTCATTCTACACCTTCTGGCAAACTAAAATAAGGCTGTTCCTTGTGCGGAAACAGCCCGAGCGAATGACCTTATTGGATATATGAAATGACTGGCAGACTTTCAACACCCCATGCATAGTAGTAATTGAAAACGCTGAAAGAATCGATTGCTTTGCCGGTTTTTACATCTACGATTAAAATATGATATCCGTAGCTTTGATCATTTGCATCTAGTCTTCTAGGTGTTTTTTTCCTAACGTATCTGAAAACATTGGATTAATCAGACCGATAAAAAACTGATTTTTATGAATCAAAAGAGGACTGATATAATCTCGGTAAGTATTGCCCAGATCAGAAGATTCATGCCAACAATTTCACATTACAATCATAAGAGCATGGCTATTATTGAAGCAGCAGGCTCTTATTACATTTGACATTATTTTTTTGTATAACGCACCCAGTCGTAATGAGCGTATAGCGGTGTTACACCATTGTAGGAACCGAGCCATTCATCAACACCCGTACCATTCCACAAGTTCATCATGATCTTTCCTGGTGTTTTCGGAATTTGGCTTGTCGCAGTATGTTTTAATTGCCCATCGACATACCATTTAATAGAGTTTGGCTGCCAATCGAACGCATACGTATGATGAGCAGTGGCTGCATCAAATCCGAGATCCACTATCTTCTCATGGTTTCCTGCACCATTTGTATAATAGTTAAATTGAACCTTTGTTGTGTCTTTTCCTAAAAATTCGATATCAATCTCATCCCAAGGAGTTCCATCCGTTGGTCCTGTGTAAGTGAAGAACGATGAAACGATCCCTGTGTTTTTAGCTGGTTTCATTCTGACTTCATAAAGTCCATATCCATATGTTTGAACAGAGCGGTTTTCCCCGCAGTCAAACTTGTTATAAGATGGACTTGTTAGCGCCAAACGCATTTCACCTAATGACGTCATTGATACGTTATTTGCACGCCAAGTGCAGTTAAACATATTTCCATTCGAATAACCATTTGCTTTTTGCCATAATCCGGAGTTATAGCTGTTAAAAGGGTCAAAAAACGATCCACCTGTTTGAGCCGAGGCATTAGAAGTGACTGCAGAAAAACTCATAAACAATCCAGTGACAAGAATCAACAACACTCTTTTCATACAAGATGACATGTTGGCATTCCCCTTTCTGAGAAAGCGTTTTCTTTGTCGATCATACATGATTTTTATAAAGGGAACATCGGTCAAAATAATGATAATAAAGAATCTTACTTACTAGAATCCTGTACTATCATTTTTAGATTATACTTAGACTCAACTTTAACAAAATGAAAGTGATGAATGTATTGAATTCAACATGTTTGGTATTCCTTCTTCAACGCTGCGCTTTTATGAAAAGGAAGGAATTAGTTCCGGAAATGAATCGAGATACAAGCGGCCGAAGAGTCGATGATTTGTTGATCGAGTACAAGAGATAGCCGCTCTGAAAAATTGTACGCCGGCTCAGCTTGCACTTGCATAGACGATGGCAAATGAAGTGATTCGTATCCCTGGAACAAAGAGAATCCCTTATTTAGAAGAAAACGCATTTTCTTCCACGCCGGCCAGCTGTAAAATGCCTTTTGCCGCTGCTAAGAATCCCCATTTTTCATCCCTTCTGCTAAAAAATAAAAAACCTAAACTACCCCTATCGCAATAGGAACGAGTAGTTTAGGTTTTGCCTGCCTGACCAGTAACAATCCTATGAAACGCCCTCATCACCCTCTGAAAAAAATAAAAACCTAAATTACCATCAGTACAGACAGAGATCATCCGCACTCATTGCAATTTAGGTTTTGCCTGCTTAGCAGTAACAATCCTAACATCCTCATATGTGAATGTAAGAAAAAATCAACACAAGAAAATAAAAATGTCAACGCTTTCATTTGACGACCCTTTCGATGTGAATCGTTAAATACAGCAGCTCGTCACTGGTGAGCTTGTGTTTATACTCCCGCTCAATGTAGGTTTGGATTTTTTTCGTGCATTCATACGCGTGATGGTACTTTTCTATCACTGTCTCCAGTAAAAAATCGTCCTGGCTTTCCATGTGCGTGCCATTAAAAAGACGCTGCGCGAAAAACTTCAAATGGGTGACAAACCGATAATAGTGAAGCGATTCTTCGTTGAATTCAATCTTAAAATGGTATTTTACGATACTCAAAATCTCTTGCATGACTTTTGTAATATTGATGATATTAGGCATCTCTTCATTCAGCTCGGCATTTACGATATGCATGGCAATAAAGCCAGCTTCATCCTCCGGCAGAGACACGCCAGTCTTGTTTTTCACCATGTGCAGCGCTTCTTTTCCGATTGCAAACTCGTCTTTGTACAGCCGCTTTGTTTCCCACAGCAAGGCGTTTTTGATATCAAGCCCTTTCTGATTGCGCTGGATGGCGAAGTTAATATGGTCGGTCAGCGACACATAGATGCTGTCGTTGAGCTTTTTGCCGAGCTTTAATTTCGCATAGCTGATAATCTCTTCGGATACTTCCATACACTCGATCGGTATATCATACAAAAGGGTTTTGAATTTTTCTGATACATCCTTGTTATCGAGCGTGAACACCTTCTCAATGCGGTCTTCATCGACATCATCGCCGGTCTTTTTCTGGAACGCGAGCCCCCTGCCCATGATGACCAATTCTTTTCCCTGTTCATTGACCACGCTGATCACGTTATTGTTGATCACCTTCGCAATTTTCATGACATGTTCCTCCAATCAACTAAGAACAAACTACACCTTGATTGTACATTCTTTTTGTACTAGGTCAATATCATCAGGGAAAGAGCAGGAAGCAGGTCAATACAATCCACTCAGCACCGGCTGCCCGGGCTGTTTTTGAAGCAGTGCCTCCAGATGTCGTTCAAA
Coding sequences:
- a CDS encoding DUF421 domain-containing protein yields the protein MNFAWEALILIISGIILLRISGRKSISQMTLAQTVVMISIGTIIVQPIIETSLWKTLVAAGIFTAALILMEWFQVKANWMEKFLTGKAKSVIEDGKLNIENMKKLRLTVDQLEMRLRIHGISSIKDIKNATIEANGQIGYELRDDKKPLTIGEFKKLMNMPAANTVQQPEPENQENIFQEIKNGHSTPSGKLK
- a CDS encoding glycoside hydrolase family 16 protein, whose protein sequence is MSSCMKRVLLILVTGLFMSFSAVTSNASAQTGGSFFDPFNSYNSGLWQKANGYSNGNMFNCTWRANNVSMTSLGEMRLALTSPSYNKFDCGENRSVQTYGYGLYEVRMKPAKNTGIVSSFFTYTGPTDGTPWDEIDIEFLGKDTTKVQFNYYTNGAGNHEKIVDLGFDAATAHHTYAFDWQPNSIKWYVDGQLKHTATSQIPKTPGKIMMNLWNGTGVDEWLGSYNGVTPLYAHYDWVRYTKK
- the licT gene encoding transcriptional antiterminator LicT: MKIAKVINNNVISVVNEQGKELVIMGRGLAFQKKTGDDVDEDRIEKVFTLDNKDVSEKFKTLLYDIPIECMEVSEEIISYAKLKLGKKLNDSIYVSLTDHINFAIQRNQKGLDIKNALLWETKRLYKDEFAIGKEALHMVKNKTGVSLPEDEAGFIAMHIVNAELNEEMPNIINITKVMQEILSIVKYHFKIEFNEESLHYYRFVTHLKFFAQRLFNGTHMESQDDFLLETVIEKYHHAYECTKKIQTYIEREYKHKLTSDELLYLTIHIERVVK